Part of the Pseudomonas sp. ADAK13 genome is shown below.
TATGAATGCCCACCACGAAGACTCTGCCCTCTCCCGGGTCGCCGGCGCGATTGCGGAACCTGCACGGACCAAAATGCTTTGCGCACTGATGGACGGCCATGCGCGCACCAGCACCGAAATGGCAGTCATCGCCGAGGTCAGCGCCTCCACCGCCAGCGCCCACTTGGCCAGGCTCAAGGATGACGGGCTGGTGAAGCTGCATACTCAGGGCCGGCATCGGTATTACAGCCTCGCAGGCCCTCACGTTGCCCAGGTGATTGAAGCGCTGATGGTGATCAGCCAAAACACTGCAACGGCGTTCGTTGCAACCACGCCCAATCGCTTGCAGTTCGCACGGACCTGCTACGACCACATGGCCGGGACGTTGGCCGTGCGCCTGCATGACCATTTCATCGAGGCCGGCTGGCTGATGGGTGACGGCACCTACCAACTCACGCAAGCCGGTGAAAAAGCGATGACCGAATTGGGTGTTGATGTGCAAGCGCTTCGCGTCCAGCGGCGTCGTTTCGCCTGCTCGTGCCTGGACTGGAGCATGCGCCGCCCGCATTTGGCCGGGGCGCTGGGGGCGGCTTTTCTGCAAAGCGTTATCAGCCGCCAGTGGGTCACCCAGGACCTGGATAGTCGTGCGCTTGGGCTTACGCCAAAGGGGCGAAAAGCACTGACAGTCCAGTTTGGAATAAAGCTTTGAGAACGATGAAGGCTCAATGTGGCGAGTTCAACAGTTGGGTTAAATCACCCTGCCATCCCAGCCCACGGTCACGTTGCGCGGCAACTCGCGCCGATGCTGCATCAACCACGCATCCAGCGTATGCCCCACATGAGTCAGCACGCCCAACTCGGCGCCGACGTCCTCAATGCACTGCAACGCCAGCGTCAAATCATTGTGATTACGCGGCGCCTGCGGCTGGGGCGGCATGGAGCAGTCGAGTACCAGCACATCCAGCGGTTCGCGTTGCAGCCAGTCGCGGGTGGCGGGTGGCAGGCCGACGGTGTCGGTGAGGTAGGCAATGCGCCGCCCTTCGCCTTCCAGCAGATAACCCAATGTGGGTTTGGAATGCAGCAGCGGCAACGCGGTGACGCTCAGCTCACCAAACCGGCGGGTTTCAAACTCGCCAAACGGCTGGCTGAAATCCAGGATGCCGGGGTGCTTGTACAGGTCGGACAAACCTTGCGCATCCACCGGCCCATGGACCGGAATCACCAGGCCCTGACCCCAGCGCAAGTGCAGCAGGCCTTGGGCGTGATCGGCATGGTAGTGAGTCTGGAAAATCCCGTTGAAACTGCGCGGCGGGAAGCGCTCGGTGAGGTCGGGCAACCCGCTGTCGATCAACCAGCGCTGGTCGCCGCATTCGATCAACGCGCTGCACGGGCGTCGCCGCAGGCTCTCGTCACTGCGGGCCAGACCACAAGCGGCGCACTCACAGCCATACACCGGGACTTGCCGCGCATCGCCGGTGCCCAGCAGCGTCAGGCGCATGCGGATTGCCCGTCGAGGCAGCGAAGCAGGCGCTCGACCGTGTGTTCCAACTGGCCGGAGTTGTCGAGCAGGAACACGTCCGGTGCACTGCTCAAGCCCTCGGCGAATCGCGCATTGCGCGCCAGCCGCTGATCGATATCGTCCAGGGATTCGCGGCCCCGCGCCAACAAGCGCTGGCGCAACACCGCCTGCTCCACCGTCAGCAACACCACCAGCAGGTTCGGGTAACGCAGCCGGGTCTGCGCCAAATGCCCGCGAGAGCCGTTGACCAGCACGTCGTGCCCCGCCGCCAGCCACTCATCAATCTCCCGGGGGATGCCATAGGACAACCCGTTGGCGTGCCAGCAGAGGGCAAACGCGCCCTCGGCCTCCATCGCGGCAAACTGCGCCGGGCTCACACCCTGCGCGGCTTCGCCCACCGCTTCTGCCGAGCGGGTGATGACCCGCCGCACAATGCGGCAGCCACGCTCGGCCAAACGCGGTCGTGCGGCATCCAGCAGGCTGTCCTTGCCCGAACCCGATGGTCCGATGAGATAGATCAACCTGCCCGCCATCAAAACACCCTCTTCGCTTGTCGCCAGACTTGTTGAACCACTGGCAGTCCGTCGCGGCTTTTTTTCGCTTGCACCAGGTCGGCCCGCAGGCCCAGGGCGATTTCGCCGCGATCGCTTAGGCCCGCGGCGTGTGCCGGCGCCAGGCTGATCATCTTCACCGCCCGGGAAAGATCGCCGCCGTCCTGCTGATCGGCCAGCACGAACGCCGCCTGCAGCAGGCTGGCCGGGTAGTAGTCACTGGAAAGTATATCCAGCAATCCCTCGGCAGCCAGGCCGGCGGCGGCCACATTACCCGAGTGGGACCCGCCACGCACCACGTTCGGCGCGCCCATCAGCACTTTCATGTTCAGCGCCTGGCAGCCACGGGCGGCTTCCAGGGTCGTGGGGAACTCCGCGATGGTCATGCCGTAGCGCGCCGACTCCTCGACATGCGCCAACGTCGCGTCGTCATGACTGGCCACCGACAGCCCGCGCGCCAGGCAATGCTCGACGATCGCCGCACGGTAACGGTCGCTGTACTCCCTGGAGTTGGCCATTTGCAGCACGATGAATGCGTCCATGGTCTCGTCGTTCAGGTGGTACTTGCCCATGTAGTACTCACGGTACTTGGATTCGAGCACGAACTGGCGCTGGCCCGGCGAATGGTCCATCACCGACACCAGGCGCACCAGCGGGTTTTCCACCAGGTCGCGGAACACGCTCAACGTGTCCGGGTGGCACAGCTCGCAACGCAGGTGCAGGTGGTGTTCGGCGCGGGTCAGGCCGGCGCTTTCTGCCGAGGCGATGGCATCGAGCATCGCCGGCAGTTTTTTCATGCGGTTGCCCTTGGGATTCACATCGCCGATGGACACCGCGTCGAACACCGTGGTGATGCCGGCCGCGATGATCTGCGCATCATGGCTGAGCACCGCCGAGGTCGACGGCCAGTCCACTCCGGGGCGCGGGGTCATGTGTTTTTCCAGGTTGTCGGTGTGCAATTCCACAAGGCCCGGCAGCAGGAAATCACCGCCCAGGTCCTGGGCCTGGGGCAGTTGGCTGCGGCCTTCGGCGATGTCGACGATCAGCCCGTCACGCAGCACCACGCTGCCAAGGAACATGCGCTCAGCCGTCACCAGCTGGGCATTACTGAGGATCTGTTCAGCGGGCATGGGCGTATTCCTCTTGGGCAACAGGCGCGGGGGTCATGTCGAAATGGCGGTCGGCGACCGCTTCACGGGCGGCGCGGTCGTGGAAGATGCCGATCAATGCAGCACCGGCGGCCTTGGCTTCGTTCATCAGTTCCAGCACCACCTGGCGGTTGCTGTCATCGAGGGATGCGGTGGGTTCGTCCAGCAGCATCACCGGCCAGGCCACCATGAAGCCGCGGGCGATGTTGACCCGTTGCTGCTCGCCACCGGAGAAGGTGCCGGGCGCCAACTGCCACAACCGCTGGGGGATGTTCAGGCGCGTCAGCAGGTGTTCGGCGCGTGACTGGGCATTGGCCTTCGACCAGCCACGGGCCAGGGCTGGCTCCATCACCACGTCCAGGCAAGCCACACGCGGGATCACCCGCAGAAACTGGCTGACGTAGCCCAGGGTCTGCTGGCGTACCTGCAGAATGTCCCGGGGCTCTGCACCGACCAGCTCCAGCCACTCACCGGCATGCTGCACACGGATGCTGCCGCCCGCCGGCAGATAGTTGCCGTACAGGGTACGCAGCAACGTGCTTTTACCGGCGCCGGACTGGCCGTGCAGCACCAGGCACTCACCGCCCTTCACACTGAATTCCACCCCGCGCAGCACGTTCAGCACCACGCCGTTCTGCTGGTGCAAGGTGAAGGTTTTCGAGAGGTCACGGACCTCGATCAAGGCATTCGTCATGGCTGCAATACCGAAGACACCAGCAGTTGAGAGTAAGGGTGCTGCGGATCGTCGAGGATCTGGTCCGTCAGCCCGGATTCCACCACCCGCGAACGGCGCATCACCATCAGGCGATCGGCCAGCAGACGCGCCACGGCGAGGTCGTGGGTCACGATCACCACGGCCAAATCCAGCTCGCGCACGAGGCCGCGCAACAGGTCGAGCAAGCGCGCTTGCACCGACACATCCAGGCCGCCGGTGGGTTCGTCCATAAAGACCAGGCGCGGGCTGGAGACGAGGTTGCGGGCGATTTGCAGGCGCTGCTGCATGCCGCCGGAGAAGGTCCGGGGCAAGTCGTCGATGCGCTGCGGGTCGATTTCCACCTGGCCCAGCCAGTCGAGACCGGCACCGCGCAGTTGCTGGTAATTGCGTACGCCCTGGGCCATCAGGCGCTCGCCGATGTTGGCGCCGGCCGAGACGCCCATGCGCAAGCCATCCCGTGGGTTTTGCTCGACAAAGCCCCATTCAGTGCGCAGCAAGGTGCGGCGTTCAGCTTCGCTGGCGCTGTACAGATCCAGCCATTCGCCGTCCTTGCCGCGATAGCCGATGTTCCCGGCCTGCGGCGGCAACCGCCCGCTGAGCAACGAGAGCAAGGTGGATTTGCCCGAACCGGATTCGCCGACAATCCCCAGCACTTCGCCGGGGTACAAATCGAAGCTGACGTCCTGGCAACCCTTCTCCGGGCCGTAGAGCAAAGACAGGTCACGTACGTGTAGCAAAGGCTGGCTCACTGGTTGTTCTCCTTGACCCGCTGGGCGCAATACCAGGTGTCGGAACACACAAAACTCTGGGTACCGGCGTCGTCCAGAATCAGCTCATCGAGGAACGATTCATGGCTGCCGCAGATGGCGCAGTTGTGCTCCCACTTCTGCACTTCGAACGGGTGGTCTTCGAAGTCCAGGCTGGTGACCTGGGTGTACGGCGGCACCGCGTACAGGCGCTTTTCGCGACCGGCACCGAACAGCATCAGCGCCGGGCTCATGTCGAGTTTCGGGTTGTCGAATTTCGGGATCGGCGATGGGTCCATCACGTAGCGCTCGTCGACCATCACCGGGTAGGCGTAGCTGGTGGCGATATGGCCGAAGGTGGCGATGTCTTCGTAGAGCTTTACGTGCATCACCCCGTAGTCATTGAGGGCGTGCATGGTGCGGGTCTCGGTTTCCGACGGTTCGATAAAGCGCAGCGGCTCCGGGATCGGCACCTGGTAGACCATGATCTGGTCAGCCTGCAACGGGGTTTCCGGAATGCGGTGGCGGGTCTGGATCACCGTGGCGTCCGGGGTGCTTTCGGTGGTGGCAACCCCCGCCGTGCGCGCAAAAAAGCGGCGGATCGACACGGCGTTGGTGGTGTCGTCGGCGCCCTGGTCGATGACCTTGAGCACGTCATCGGCCCCCAGAATCGCCGCGGTCAGTTGCATGCCACCGGTGCCCCAGCCGTAAGGCAGCGGCATCTCGCGGCCACCAAACGGCACCTGGTAACCGGGGATCGCCACGGCCTTGAGCAAGGCGCGGCGGATCATGCGTTTGGTCTGCTCGTCGAGGTAGGCGAAGTTGTACGCCGGGTCACGCGCAGGCGCTTGAGTCAGGTCATTCATGGCGGGTGCCCTCGGCCGGTTGGCGCAGTTTGCGGATCAGTTCCAGCTCGGACTGGAAGTCCACGTAGTGAGGCAATTTGAGGTGGGACACGAAGCCCGCCGCTTCGACGTTGTCGCAGTGGGACAACACGAATTCTTCCTGCTGGGCCGGCGAGACGATCTCTTCGTTGAACTCGCTGGCCCGCAGCGAGCGGTCCACCAGGGCCATACCCATGGCCTTACGCTCGGCATGCCCGAACGCCAAACCGTAGCCGCGAGTGAACTGCGCCAGCTCGGTGGCCGAACCGACGAACTGGTTGACCATCTCGCACTCGGTGACTTCGATGCTGCCCAGGCAGACCGGGAAGCCCAGCTCTTGCGGGTCAATCCACACCTCGACCTCACCGATGCGAATCTCGCCGGCGAACGGGTGGTTGCGGCCGTAACCGCGCTGGGTGGAGTAACCCAGCGCCAGCAGGAAACCTTCATCACCACGGGCCAGGGCTTGCAGGCGCTGGGCACGGTTGGCCGGGTATTCCAGCGGGTCGCGGGTGATGTCGGCGACGCTGCCGCTGTCGTCGGATTCGTTCTTGATCAGGCCTTCCTTGGCCAGCAAACCCAGGACTCTCGGGCATGCTTCCAGGGTCGCATCCGGCGTGGTGTGCGGGCCCGGGTATTCACCTTCGGCCAGCAGCGCGAAGTCCAGCAGGCGATGGGTGTAGTCGAAGGTCGGGCCCAGCAGTTGCCCGCCCGGAACGTCCTTGAACGTCGCCGACAAACGCCGGCTCAGGGACATCTGCGCGGTATCGATCGGCAGGCTCGGGCTGAAGCGCGGCAACGTGGTGCGGTAGGCCCGCAGCAGGAAGATCGCTTCCACCAGATCCCCCGCCGCTTGCTTGATCGCCAGCGCGGCCAGTTCGGTGTCGTACAGCGAGCCCTCGCTCATCACCCGGGCGACCGCCAGTGGCAGTTGCTCGCGGATCTGCTCCACGCTCAGCTCAGGAACAGACGTATCGCCCCGGCGTTTTTTCGCCAGCAGGCGGTGGGCATTGTC
Proteins encoded:
- a CDS encoding ArsR/SmtB family transcription factor, producing MNAHHEDSALSRVAGAIAEPARTKMLCALMDGHARTSTEMAVIAEVSASTASAHLARLKDDGLVKLHTQGRHRYYSLAGPHVAQVIEALMVISQNTATAFVATTPNRLQFARTCYDHMAGTLAVRLHDHFIEAGWLMGDGTYQLTQAGEKAMTELGVDVQALRVQRRRFACSCLDWSMRRPHLAGALGAAFLQSVISRQWVTQDLDSRALGLTPKGRKALTVQFGIKL
- the phnP gene encoding phosphonate metabolism protein PhnP, with translation MRLTLLGTGDARQVPVYGCECAACGLARSDESLRRRPCSALIECGDQRWLIDSGLPDLTERFPPRSFNGIFQTHYHADHAQGLLHLRWGQGLVIPVHGPVDAQGLSDLYKHPGILDFSQPFGEFETRRFGELSVTALPLLHSKPTLGYLLEGEGRRIAYLTDTVGLPPATRDWLQREPLDVLVLDCSMPPQPQAPRNHNDLTLALQCIEDVGAELGVLTHVGHTLDAWLMQHRRELPRNVTVGWDGRVI
- the phnN gene encoding phosphonate metabolism protein/1,5-bisphosphokinase (PRPP-forming) PhnN, with the protein product MAGRLIYLIGPSGSGKDSLLDAARPRLAERGCRIVRRVITRSAEAVGEAAQGVSPAQFAAMEAEGAFALCWHANGLSYGIPREIDEWLAAGHDVLVNGSRGHLAQTRLRYPNLLVVLLTVEQAVLRQRLLARGRESLDDIDQRLARNARFAEGLSSAPDVFLLDNSGQLEHTVERLLRCLDGQSACA
- a CDS encoding alpha-D-ribose 1-methylphosphonate 5-triphosphate diphosphatase yields the protein MPAEQILSNAQLVTAERMFLGSVVLRDGLIVDIAEGRSQLPQAQDLGGDFLLPGLVELHTDNLEKHMTPRPGVDWPSTSAVLSHDAQIIAAGITTVFDAVSIGDVNPKGNRMKKLPAMLDAIASAESAGLTRAEHHLHLRCELCHPDTLSVFRDLVENPLVRLVSVMDHSPGQRQFVLESKYREYYMGKYHLNDETMDAFIVLQMANSREYSDRYRAAIVEHCLARGLSVASHDDATLAHVEESARYGMTIAEFPTTLEAARGCQALNMKVLMGAPNVVRGGSHSGNVAAAGLAAEGLLDILSSDYYPASLLQAAFVLADQQDGGDLSRAVKMISLAPAHAAGLSDRGEIALGLRADLVQAKKSRDGLPVVQQVWRQAKRVF
- the phnL gene encoding phosphonate C-P lyase system protein PhnL; the encoded protein is MTNALIEVRDLSKTFTLHQQNGVVLNVLRGVEFSVKGGECLVLHGQSGAGKSTLLRTLYGNYLPAGGSIRVQHAGEWLELVGAEPRDILQVRQQTLGYVSQFLRVIPRVACLDVVMEPALARGWSKANAQSRAEHLLTRLNIPQRLWQLAPGTFSGGEQQRVNIARGFMVAWPVMLLDEPTASLDDSNRQVVLELMNEAKAAGAALIGIFHDRAAREAVADRHFDMTPAPVAQEEYAHAR
- the phnK gene encoding phosphonate C-P lyase system protein PhnK; this translates as MVLRPAGQGEQPVSQPLLHVRDLSLLYGPEKGCQDVSFDLYPGEVLGIVGESGSGKSTLLSLLSGRLPPQAGNIGYRGKDGEWLDLYSASEAERRTLLRTEWGFVEQNPRDGLRMGVSAGANIGERLMAQGVRNYQQLRGAGLDWLGQVEIDPQRIDDLPRTFSGGMQQRLQIARNLVSSPRLVFMDEPTGGLDVSVQARLLDLLRGLVRELDLAVVIVTHDLAVARLLADRLMVMRRSRVVESGLTDQILDDPQHPYSQLLVSSVLQP
- a CDS encoding alpha-D-ribose 1-methylphosphonate 5-phosphate C-P-lyase PhnJ; this encodes MNDLTQAPARDPAYNFAYLDEQTKRMIRRALLKAVAIPGYQVPFGGREMPLPYGWGTGGMQLTAAILGADDVLKVIDQGADDTTNAVSIRRFFARTAGVATTESTPDATVIQTRHRIPETPLQADQIMVYQVPIPEPLRFIEPSETETRTMHALNDYGVMHVKLYEDIATFGHIATSYAYPVMVDERYVMDPSPIPKFDNPKLDMSPALMLFGAGREKRLYAVPPYTQVTSLDFEDHPFEVQKWEHNCAICGSHESFLDELILDDAGTQSFVCSDTWYCAQRVKENNQ
- a CDS encoding carbon-phosphorus lyase complex subunit PhnI — encoded protein: MYVAVKGGEQAIDNAHRLLAKKRRGDTSVPELSVEQIREQLPLAVARVMSEGSLYDTELAALAIKQAAGDLVEAIFLLRAYRTTLPRFSPSLPIDTAQMSLSRRLSATFKDVPGGQLLGPTFDYTHRLLDFALLAEGEYPGPHTTPDATLEACPRVLGLLAKEGLIKNESDDSGSVADITRDPLEYPANRAQRLQALARGDEGFLLALGYSTQRGYGRNHPFAGEIRIGEVEVWIDPQELGFPVCLGSIEVTECEMVNQFVGSATELAQFTRGYGLAFGHAERKAMGMALVDRSLRASEFNEEIVSPAQQEEFVLSHCDNVEAAGFVSHLKLPHYVDFQSELELIRKLRQPAEGTRHE